The following proteins are encoded in a genomic region of Cryptomeria japonica chromosome 11, Sugi_1.0, whole genome shotgun sequence:
- the LOC131069117 gene encoding glucan endo-1,3-beta-glucosidase-like: protein MVGDNLLPQKEAVALMQNNNIGKLRIFDAQPDTLKAYTNSGIEIIVRVTNDELQNISSSQEVADKWVKDKIQAYYPATNIKYISVGDQALEKPEYGTYVLPALNNIQVACLTTPHCTQSLMK from the coding sequence ATGGTGGGAGACAATTTGCTTCCCCAAAAGGAAGCAGTAGCTTTAATGCAGAACAACAATATTGGGAAATTGAGGATTTTTGATGCACAGCCTGATACACTAAAGGCCTATACTAATTCTGGCATTGAAATTATTGTGAGAGTCACTAACGATGAATTGCAGAACATCTCCTCCAGCCAAGAAGTGGCAGATAAGTGGGTCAAGGACAAAATTCAGGCGTATTATCCTGCCACCAATATAAAATACATTTCTGTGGGCGACCAGGCTCTGGAAAAGCCTGAGTATGGAACGTATGTTCTTCCGGCCTTGAATAACATTCAAGTTGCTTGTTTGACAACTCCACATTGTACACAATCTCTAATGAAGTGA